From Candidatus Amoebophilus asiaticus 5a2, the proteins below share one genomic window:
- a CDS encoding sugar phosphate nucleotidyltransferase: protein MLNLIIPMAGKGKRLLPHTLTTPKPLIPIAGKSIVERLLEEINLIYQGPIRHIGFIVKDLPTSIKSQLEKMTTELGAQAHFYEQSEALGTAHAIACAAPLLQGPVIVAFSDTLFKGSLPLDVSKEGVIWVNKVKNPSSFGVIQVDSDNLITDFVEKPTEFVSDLAIIGIYYLKKGEILLQAIQHIIDQQICKGGEYQLTSALTYMQQQGHQFSTQTIDEWLDCGNKEACLHTNQRFLHFLQNTKGMVANSAEIYNSTIIPPVYIGEKVILEHTVLGPYASVGHNTHIKGSRITNSIIQEHTNIDKVILTNSMIGNHVHIKGKCTEIDTGDYNTIIF, encoded by the coding sequence ATGCTTAATCTCATTATACCTATGGCTGGAAAAGGCAAGCGGCTGCTTCCACATACGCTTACTACTCCCAAACCACTTATTCCTATAGCTGGCAAATCAATAGTTGAACGCCTTTTAGAAGAGATAAATTTAATATATCAAGGCCCTATTAGGCATATTGGCTTTATAGTAAAGGACTTACCAACCAGTATCAAGTCTCAACTAGAAAAGATGACCACCGAGCTAGGTGCACAAGCTCATTTTTATGAGCAATCAGAGGCACTTGGTACAGCCCATGCTATTGCATGTGCAGCACCATTGCTACAAGGACCAGTAATTGTTGCATTTTCTGATACTTTATTTAAAGGCAGCCTCCCATTAGATGTCAGTAAAGAAGGAGTTATCTGGGTCAATAAAGTAAAAAATCCTTCTTCTTTCGGTGTAATCCAAGTTGATTCAGACAATTTAATAACTGACTTTGTAGAAAAACCTACCGAGTTTGTTTCTGACCTAGCTATCATTGGTATTTATTATCTTAAAAAAGGTGAAATACTTTTACAAGCTATCCAACATATTATAGATCAGCAGATTTGTAAGGGAGGAGAATACCAACTTACCAGTGCTTTAACCTATATGCAACAACAAGGGCACCAATTTAGCACACAAACTATTGATGAATGGCTAGACTGTGGTAATAAAGAAGCTTGTTTACATACCAATCAACGCTTTCTGCACTTTTTACAAAATACAAAAGGCATGGTAGCCAATTCTGCAGAAATTTACAACAGTACTATTATACCTCCTGTGTACATAGGAGAAAAAGTAATACTTGAACATACGGTATTAGGCCCTTATGCTTCTGTAGGCCATAATACACATATTAAGGGTTCACGTATTACAAATAGTATTATACAAGAGCATACTAACATTGATAAAGTTATACTTACCAATTCTATGATAGGCAACCATGTACATATAAAAGGCAAATGCACAGAGATTGATACAGGAGACTATAATACCATTATTTTTTAA
- a CDS encoding DUF4292 domain-containing protein, with protein MSTNKASQPSIVSAKYISITAKANYRIKSNDYKCDIKIRIERDNLIWFSIIYGWGIELVRGRFTPAGIELINHVDKSYQVYDYVSLQAHWHIPCSHSLIQAALLGELHGLEKESTISHLGNQIILQQHQNFWECLATLHKHTKQLASLSVLDSSLQHKWHVSYEYKKGCQQDLLFCNLKAYFKDFKLFLQYKDISFSRHPLSFPFNIPRQYDKR; from the coding sequence GTGTCCACAAACAAAGCTTCTCAACCATCCATCGTATCGGCTAAGTATATATCCATTACTGCAAAAGCGAACTACCGAATAAAATCAAATGACTATAAATGTGATATAAAAATACGTATAGAGAGAGACAACCTTATTTGGTTTTCTATAATCTATGGTTGGGGAATTGAACTTGTTCGCGGGAGGTTTACACCTGCTGGAATTGAACTAATCAACCATGTAGATAAATCCTACCAAGTGTATGATTATGTCAGCTTACAAGCACACTGGCATATACCATGCAGCCATAGTTTAATACAGGCCGCGTTACTTGGCGAATTACACGGCCTAGAAAAAGAATCAACAATCTCGCACTTAGGCAACCAAATCATTCTACAACAACATCAAAATTTTTGGGAGTGCTTAGCAACCTTACATAAACACACCAAACAACTAGCAAGTTTAAGTGTTCTAGATAGCTCATTACAGCATAAATGGCATGTCTCCTATGAGTACAAAAAAGGTTGTCAGCAGGACCTTTTATTTTGTAACCTAAAAGCTTACTTTAAAGATTTTAAACTGTTTTTGCAATATAAAGACATAAGTTTTTCAAGACATCCTTTATCTTTCCCTTTTAATATTCCTCGGCAGTATGATAAGCGGTAA
- a CDS encoding murein hydrolase activator EnvC family protein, whose product MISGKIFSNWYIVVLALACIPLTYVAAPASKVKFEQERKALLEKIKTINRILAQTESKRKTNTGQLTALNKKIETNNLIINSLTQEIKSINQQLNRHLQKINTLQKELVQLKDEYAKILFLGAKSMHDINILVFIFSANSFHTLLQRLRVTKQYAKIRRTHFQDIKKVDLQLRSQRIELEKQIRRKKLLLQTRQREHQELQTLKQQQSKIIIGLEQQHGKLVKELNQQSAAIKRLDKLISDIVKKELLAKKTPTIEQPTNSSSNISTYKQVLSASAKALAAQFTQNRGKLPWPVKTGFISNKFGIRMHPVLRNVQVENLGIDIQTQEKATVHAIFTGVVKTISFVPGMNQVIIIQHGDYHTVYAKLASVNVKVGQQVQSQEPIGIIYTDKNGVSELQLQIWKGIQKLNPAVWLTKQPIE is encoded by the coding sequence ATGATAAGCGGTAAAATATTTTCTAACTGGTATATAGTTGTATTAGCACTTGCGTGCATACCTCTTACTTACGTGGCCGCTCCTGCTAGTAAAGTAAAATTTGAACAAGAAAGGAAAGCATTACTAGAGAAAATAAAAACAATCAACCGAATCTTAGCACAAACTGAGTCTAAAAGAAAAACTAATACAGGGCAATTGACAGCTCTTAACAAAAAGATAGAAACTAATAATTTAATTATTAACTCCCTAACACAAGAAATAAAATCTATTAACCAACAGCTAAATCGCCACCTACAAAAAATAAACACGCTACAAAAAGAATTAGTGCAACTTAAGGATGAGTATGCTAAGATTCTTTTTCTAGGTGCCAAATCGATGCATGATATTAATATCTTAGTTTTCATTTTTTCAGCTAATTCCTTTCACACATTATTACAACGATTACGTGTCACCAAACAATATGCTAAAATTAGAAGAACACACTTTCAAGATATTAAAAAGGTAGATCTGCAGTTACGCTCCCAACGTATAGAACTAGAAAAACAGATTCGTAGAAAGAAACTATTGTTACAAACTAGACAAAGAGAACACCAAGAATTACAAACATTAAAGCAACAACAAAGTAAAATTATTATAGGATTAGAACAGCAGCATGGTAAGTTAGTTAAAGAATTAAACCAACAAAGTGCAGCTATTAAACGTCTAGATAAACTTATTTCTGATATTGTAAAGAAAGAACTGCTTGCAAAAAAAACACCAACCATTGAGCAACCGACAAACTCTTCATCCAATATTTCTACTTATAAACAAGTATTATCTGCTTCTGCTAAAGCATTAGCTGCACAATTTACTCAAAATCGTGGCAAATTACCTTGGCCTGTTAAAACCGGATTTATTAGCAATAAATTTGGTATACGTATGCATCCTGTATTACGTAATGTACAAGTGGAAAATTTAGGCATAGACATACAAACACAAGAGAAAGCCACTGTACATGCTATATTTACTGGTGTTGTAAAAACCATTTCTTTTGTACCAGGAATGAACCAAGTAATTATTATACAGCATGGTGATTATCATACGGTTTATGCTAAACTAGCTTCTGTCAACGTAAAAGTAGGCCAGCAAGTTCAGTCACAAGAACCAATCGGCATTATTTATACAGATAAAAACGGTGTTAGTGAGCTACAATTACAAATTTGGAAAGGTATTCAGAAGCTTAACCCTGCTGTTTGGCTAACCAAGCAACCTATAGAATAG
- a CDS encoding IS5-like element ISCaa3 family transposase (programmed frameshift) has protein sequence MENSHLKTLKPEEFRRLTGVKAETFAKMLAIIQKAIQTKKAKVGRPNKLSCEQMFLMTLEYLRGYRTYFHISKSYGISESNCYYTIRFIEEALIKSGQFTLPGRKALLKSDMEYAVILIDATESPIERPKKKQRYYYSGKKKRHTLKTQLVVDKQTRAIICSSFSNGKRHDFRLFKESKVHISQHSQVIVDTGYQGLKRLHDKSLMPKKRSKKHSLAKANKRSNQQLASQRVLSEHIIGMLKRFKILAERYRNRRKRFGLRFNLIAGIYNYELLC, from the exons ATGGAAAACAGTCATCTAAAAACCTTAAAGCCAGAAGAATTCCGTCGCTTAACAGGCGTAAAGGCTGAGACCTTTGCCAAAATGTTAGCTATCATACAGAAAGCCATTCAAACAAAGAAAGCTAAAGTAGGGCGGCCTAATAAACTGAGTTGTGAACAAATGTTTTTAATGACTTTAGAATATTTAAGAGGATACCGCACATACTTCCATATTTCAAAAAGTTATGGAATAAGTGAGAGTAATTGCTATTATACCATCCGTTTTATTGAAGAGGCGTTAATTAAAAGTGGTCAATTCACTTTACCAGGCCGTAAAGCATTGTTAAAAAGCGATATGGAATATGCAGTAATCTTAATAGATGCTACAGAGAGCCCCATTGAGCGGCCTA AAAAAAAGCAGCGATATTACTACTCAGGTAAAAAGAAACGACATACACTAAAGACACAACTAGTTGTCGATAAGCAAACGCGAGCCATAATATGTAGTAGTTTTTCAAATGGAAAGCGGCATGACTTTCGCTTGTTTAAGGAATCTAAGGTACATATAAGCCAGCATAGTCAAGTCATAGTAGATACAGGCTATCAAGGGTTAAAGAGGCTACATGACAAATCGCTTATGCCTAAAAAACGCAGTAAAAAGCATTCTTTGGCCAAAGCCAATAAGAGGAGTAATCAGCAATTAGCCAGCCAAAGGGTGCTTAGCGAGCATATAATTGGTATGCTCAAGCGGTTTAAAATTTTAGCGGAGCGTTACAGAAATAGGAGAAAAAGATTTGGGCTACGCTTTAATCTTATTGCTGGAATTTATAACTATGAACTTTTATGTTAA
- a CDS encoding S66 peptidase family protein produces the protein MRAHIFSLRFYILIGLFYFILSQFFNIANGQGKLLQGQNMPLVFPPLLKQQDRVAIVAPAWWAIDKDITLKQTKEILQSWGLEVIIGKSIGPRCGQFAGNDNLRLNDLQAMLDDPTIKAIFAYRGGHGTTRIIDKLEFTRFLQYPKWLIGFSDLTTMHLKLHQLGVVSIHGEMPRHFPDSLYQSSINSLKLALFTGTTKLTAKPNIHNRVGDVSAPVVGGNLMMICANIGTEIDLDTKGKILVLEDVGEQLYAIDRMLVQLKRTGKLAHLAGLIVGSMVGMQDKKHMAFGKSVQAIIKEHVTEYQFPVAFNFPIGHKAPNIAFIHGAIGTLSVTEESVALSFDT, from the coding sequence ATGCGGGCTCACATTTTTTCTCTAAGATTTTATATACTCATAGGATTATTCTATTTTATCCTTTCTCAATTCTTTAATATTGCAAATGGACAAGGTAAGTTGCTACAAGGACAAAATATGCCTTTAGTTTTCCCTCCATTATTAAAGCAGCAAGATAGAGTGGCTATAGTAGCTCCCGCTTGGTGGGCTATAGATAAAGATATAACATTAAAGCAAACAAAGGAGATCTTACAAAGCTGGGGCTTAGAAGTTATAATTGGTAAAAGTATAGGACCTAGATGTGGTCAGTTTGCAGGAAATGATAATTTGCGATTAAATGACCTACAAGCTATGTTAGACGATCCTACTATCAAAGCTATATTTGCTTATAGGGGAGGACATGGAACAACGCGCATTATAGATAAATTAGAATTTACTAGATTTTTACAATATCCTAAGTGGCTGATAGGATTTAGTGATCTTACCACTATGCATTTAAAACTTCACCAATTAGGAGTAGTATCAATTCATGGTGAGATGCCTAGGCATTTTCCAGATAGTCTTTATCAAAGCTCAATAAATAGCTTAAAATTAGCTTTGTTCACAGGTACTACAAAACTTACTGCTAAACCTAATATACATAATAGGGTAGGAGATGTTTCAGCACCAGTGGTAGGTGGTAATCTAATGATGATATGTGCTAATATAGGTACTGAAATAGACTTAGATACAAAAGGTAAAATATTAGTACTAGAAGATGTGGGCGAGCAGCTTTATGCCATAGACCGTATGTTAGTACAGTTGAAAAGGACAGGTAAATTAGCACATTTGGCTGGACTTATAGTAGGAAGTATGGTAGGCATGCAAGATAAAAAGCATATGGCCTTTGGTAAGTCTGTGCAGGCTATTATCAAAGAGCATGTGACAGAATATCAATTTCCTGTGGCTTTTAATTTCCCTATTGGACATAAGGCACCTAATATAGCTTTTATACATGGAGCCATAGGTACCTTGTCTGTCACAGAAGAATCAGTAGCACTTTCTTTTGATACTTAA
- a CDS encoding ATP-dependent Clp protease proteolytic subunit has protein sequence MQIKNPLFSIIVAALVFTNNHAQTAQVQLTAFEANKRTNKNTSKSTQQTNQKQSVNNQELSSSQEQDEDNDKEFKQKMKEQRKLEIETALIRIRLERELAEIRAEIERIRVQREAESLKWELEHEKNTKEYEKQILELNRQRDKIMAEVSLSQAKLTQAMDKFNATYVEIQNQVLLLRTNTEQVRTEIEEKKAKKERSEYADGNPEYLQDPLLPDGTLVLSDRAVSLDGVVTSWKANYITDRIKYFNNKDKTKPIFIVIENSPGGSALAGLHIVQAMQNSQAPVYVVLKTFAASMAALITTLAKKSYAYPNAILLHHQPWSFTGGNLRELKEEIEFMKELWKRLGGQVAKKMGISLDKLDKQLYEKASRGDWTEFADNAKKIKWVDHVITNINDTAIQEMPNSTNYTWHKYMKDYFDMAETSVDNSNNIYLPVLGPKDFYYLYNPDNTYQLRSNK, from the coding sequence ATGCAAATCAAAAATCCCTTATTTAGTATCATAGTAGCAGCGCTAGTATTTACAAACAATCATGCACAAACGGCTCAAGTACAATTAACGGCTTTTGAAGCAAATAAGCGTACCAATAAGAATACTTCAAAGTCAACTCAACAAACTAATCAAAAGCAAAGTGTAAATAATCAAGAACTTTCATCATCTCAAGAACAGGATGAAGATAACGATAAAGAGTTTAAGCAGAAGATGAAAGAACAAAGAAAGCTGGAGATAGAAACTGCTCTTATAAGAATTCGGCTAGAACGCGAATTAGCTGAGATACGTGCAGAAATTGAAAGAATTAGGGTACAAAGAGAAGCAGAATCATTAAAATGGGAATTAGAACACGAAAAAAATACTAAAGAGTACGAAAAGCAAATACTTGAGCTCAATCGACAGCGTGATAAAATCATGGCTGAGGTAAGTCTCTCACAGGCTAAATTGACCCAGGCTATGGATAAATTTAATGCTACTTATGTAGAAATACAAAATCAAGTATTATTGCTGAGAACAAACACAGAACAAGTACGTACAGAAATTGAAGAAAAAAAGGCAAAAAAGGAACGATCAGAATATGCAGATGGTAATCCTGAATATTTACAAGACCCACTACTTCCAGATGGCACTTTAGTTCTCTCAGATCGTGCTGTATCATTAGATGGTGTGGTTACTTCCTGGAAGGCTAATTATATTACAGATCGCATTAAGTATTTTAATAATAAAGATAAAACCAAACCTATTTTTATTGTTATTGAAAACTCTCCTGGTGGTAGCGCACTAGCTGGCCTCCATATTGTCCAAGCTATGCAAAACAGCCAAGCGCCCGTCTATGTGGTGCTGAAAACATTTGCCGCATCTATGGCTGCACTGATTACTACGCTAGCTAAAAAGTCTTATGCTTACCCAAATGCTATCCTCTTACACCACCAACCTTGGAGTTTTACTGGTGGTAATTTAAGAGAATTAAAGGAAGAAATAGAATTTATGAAAGAACTATGGAAACGTTTAGGCGGCCAAGTTGCAAAAAAGATGGGTATCTCGCTCGATAAATTAGACAAGCAACTATATGAGAAGGCAAGTAGAGGAGACTGGACAGAATTTGCAGATAATGCTAAAAAAATTAAGTGGGTAGATCATGTAATAACCAATATTAATGATACTGCTATACAGGAAATGCCTAACTCTACGAACTATACATGGCATAAATACATGAAAGACTATTTTGATATGGCAGAAACATCAGTAGACAATAGTAATAACATATATTTACCAGTATTAGGACCTAAAGATTTCTACTATCTATATAATCCAGATAACACATACCAATTGCGTTCAAATAAATAA
- a CDS encoding F-box protein: MPELWQYIFSYLDFEGVLAARSVSSDWNKLITGFRQAGIVGVENKPCHIIDTSGWVKVKEVDFKYSNLKKDLTPATIPSFIFYHLMGHVRNLAQSWWPYLQGNNIHTLGLSWNHLGDQGAIVLAQHLQGTNVHTVDISDNQIGDQGLEGFAKHLQETNVHMVVLSRSEIGDQGAEGFAKHLQGTRVHVVDLSMNKMGDSGAEALAKHLQGTQVHTLDLSMNKIGDQGAEALAKHLQGTNLQEIDLRFNQISDRGAIALAQHLQKTNIHTLNLKSNKIGAQGAIALVQHLKDARIHTLDLCENKIKDAGVIALAQYIKGTSVHTINLSKNKISVLGAMELAKHLQETNVHTLNLGYNLIRAGQLVKHLQGTRVHTLNLNGNNIDGQGVIALTQYLEGTNVQELCLGDNQMGAEGAIRLCKYLQSTNLEKLGLGSNEIGNVGAIELAKLLQDTNVHTLDLSMNEIDDVGAIGIVQHLQGTKVKELRLSFNEIGTEGAIGIAQHLQGTKVQELDLGHNRIDEEGAMQLGKYLQGTTVHTLDLRSNQIEDGTQQLLQQQYPHIKWWF, encoded by the coding sequence ATGCCGGAATTATGGCAGTACATTTTCTCTTACCTAGACTTCGAGGGAGTCCTTGCAGCCAGATCAGTTAGTTCTGATTGGAATAAGCTCATCACAGGCTTTAGACAAGCAGGTATAGTAGGCGTTGAGAATAAGCCTTGCCATATTATTGATACAAGTGGTTGGGTAAAAGTCAAGGAAGTAGATTTTAAATATAGCAACCTAAAAAAGGATTTAACTCCTGCAACCATCCCTAGTTTTATTTTTTATCACTTAATGGGACATGTACGTAATTTAGCTCAAAGCTGGTGGCCTTACTTACAAGGAAATAATATACATACGCTTGGTTTGAGCTGGAATCATCTAGGTGACCAAGGAGCCATAGTATTAGCCCAGCATTTACAAGGTACAAACGTGCACACGGTTGATATAAGCGATAATCAAATAGGTGATCAAGGATTAGAAGGATTTGCTAAGCACCTGCAGGAAACAAACGTTCATATGGTTGTTTTAAGCAGGAGTGAAATAGGTGATCAAGGAGCAGAAGGATTCGCGAAGCACTTACAGGGGACGCGCGTGCATGTGGTTGATTTAAGCATGAATAAAATGGGTGATTCAGGCGCAGAGGCATTGGCTAAGCACCTGCAGGGAACACAAGTGCATACCCTTGATTTAAGTATGAATAAAATAGGCGATCAAGGCGCAGAAGCATTGGCTAAGCATTTACAAGGAACTAACTTGCAGGAGATAGATTTGAGATTTAATCAAATAAGTGATAGGGGAGCCATAGCATTAGCCCAGCATTTACAAAAAACTAACATACATACCCTTAATTTAAAATCTAATAAAATAGGAGCACAAGGTGCCATAGCATTAGTTCAGCATTTAAAAGATGCTAGAATTCATACGCTTGATTTGTGTGAAAACAAAATAAAGGATGCAGGAGTTATAGCATTAGCTCAGTATATAAAAGGAACCAGCGTACATACAATTAACTTAAGCAAGAACAAAATAAGTGTATTAGGGGCTATGGAGTTAGCCAAGCATTTACAAGAAACCAATGTGCATACCCTTAATTTAGGCTATAACCTGATAAGAGCTGGTCAGCTAGTTAAGCATTTACAAGGAACGCGCGTGCATACGCTTAATTTAAATGGAAACAATATAGATGGCCAAGGAGTCATAGCATTAACTCAATATTTAGAAGGTACTAACGTGCAGGAGCTTTGTTTAGGCGACAATCAAATGGGCGCAGAAGGCGCCATAAGATTATGCAAGTATTTACAAAGTACTAATCTAGAGAAACTTGGGCTAGGTAGTAATGAGATAGGCAATGTAGGAGCCATTGAGTTAGCCAAGCTTTTACAAGATACTAATGTGCATACGCTTGATTTAAGTATGAATGAAATAGACGATGTAGGAGCAATCGGAATAGTCCAACATTTACAAGGAACGAAGGTGAAGGAGCTTCGTTTAAGCTTTAATGAAATAGGTACAGAAGGAGCGATCGGGATAGCCCAACATTTACAAGGAACTAAAGTACAGGAGCTTGATTTAGGTCACAATCGTATAGATGAAGAAGGAGCTATGCAATTAGGCAAGTATTTACAAGGAACAACTGTTCATACGCTTGATTTAAGGTCGAACCAAATAGAAGATGGTACGCAGCAATTATTGCAGCAACAATATCCTCATATTAAGTGGTGGTTTTGA
- a CDS encoding IS5-like element ISCaa6 family transposase, which yields MHLTYTRISKYPYNFRRITGLRLETFDKLVQKVRPLFEKLEASKLRHGRRSHLPTLEDKLLCVLVYYRTYISHVFLGYLFNLHNANICRLLRKMEPLLAKKISIKKDRTLTPDKVLRILADVSEQPTQRPSKKQKKSYSGKKKRHTIKTEIVIREDGRILSVSKSHKGRVHDFKIRKGEKPLPKESLKLADSGYQGWQKLQSNVMIPYKKSRKRPLTKEQKDHNRKLASIRMKVEHKIREIKVFKIMAEVYRNFQKKYNLRFNIISGLINFKYAF from the coding sequence ATGCATTTAACCTACACCAGAATAAGCAAGTACCCATACAATTTTAGAAGAATAACTGGATTGAGGCTAGAAACATTTGATAAATTAGTTCAAAAAGTAAGGCCTCTCTTTGAAAAGTTAGAAGCGAGCAAGCTGCGCCATGGACGTCGGAGCCATTTACCTACCTTAGAGGATAAACTGCTCTGTGTTTTGGTATATTACCGCACCTATATTAGCCATGTATTTCTAGGCTACTTATTTAACTTACACAACGCTAACATATGCCGCTTGCTAAGAAAAATGGAGCCCTTACTAGCTAAGAAAATTAGCATTAAAAAAGATAGGACTTTAACCCCAGACAAGGTATTGCGCATATTAGCAGATGTAAGTGAACAGCCTACGCAAAGACCTAGTAAAAAGCAAAAGAAATCTTATTCAGGCAAGAAAAAGAGACATACCATAAAAACAGAGATAGTCATCAGAGAAGATGGGAGAATACTGTCTGTCTCCAAATCACATAAAGGAAGAGTGCATGACTTTAAAATCCGTAAAGGAGAAAAACCCTTACCTAAAGAAAGCTTAAAGCTGGCAGATAGTGGTTATCAAGGCTGGCAAAAGCTACAGAGCAATGTAATGATACCCTACAAAAAGAGCCGTAAGCGGCCATTAACCAAAGAGCAAAAAGACCATAACAGAAAGCTAGCCTCCATACGCATGAAGGTAGAGCATAAGATAAGAGAGATCAAGGTATTTAAAATTATGGCAGAGGTATACAGGAATTTTCAGAAAAAATATAACCTTCGCTTTAACATTATATCCGGGCTTATAAACTTCAAGTACGCTTTTTAA
- the pssA gene encoding CDP-diacylglycerol--serine O-phosphatidyltransferase — protein MKKHLPNFLTLLNLASGSIGVILALKGNLIYAALLIRIGACFDFLDGFVARALRVHSSLGKQLDSLADLITFGFLPTVIMFSLLELQSSSPFLPYIAILITLCAALRLAKFNIDIAQKDVFLGLSTTAYGIFISTLPNVITRNNYPAISHILAHPYTLATLSILGSLLLVSNIPFIAFKFSGYSWRANRIKYIFILTAAFLIGGWRIEGVALSMLLYIVFGSTLQKYSKQKRS, from the coding sequence ATGAAAAAACATTTACCCAATTTTTTAACTTTACTCAATTTAGCTAGTGGTAGCATAGGGGTTATTTTAGCATTAAAAGGTAATCTTATTTATGCGGCACTTCTTATTAGGATAGGCGCTTGTTTTGATTTTTTAGATGGATTTGTAGCCAGGGCTTTACGAGTTCACTCCTCATTAGGCAAGCAGCTAGACTCCTTAGCAGATCTAATTACTTTCGGATTTCTACCTACTGTTATTATGTTCTCACTATTAGAGTTACAAAGTTCTTCTCCATTTTTGCCTTATATAGCCATACTTATAACTTTATGTGCAGCATTACGCTTAGCTAAGTTTAATATAGATATAGCTCAAAAGGATGTTTTTCTGGGCTTGTCTACTACTGCTTATGGTATTTTTATTAGCACTTTGCCTAATGTTATTACTCGTAATAATTACCCAGCTATCAGTCATATACTTGCTCATCCTTATACACTTGCAACGCTATCTATATTAGGTTCTTTGCTATTAGTATCTAATATTCCTTTTATAGCTTTTAAATTTTCAGGCTACAGTTGGAGGGCTAATCGTATCAAATATATATTTATATTAACGGCTGCATTTTTAATTGGTGGTTGGCGTATCGAAGGTGTTGCATTAAGTATGTTATTATATATAGTTTTTGGTAGTACTTTACAAAAATATAGTAAGCAAAAGAGGAGTTAA